In one Brassica oleracea var. oleracea cultivar TO1000 chromosome C9, BOL, whole genome shotgun sequence genomic region, the following are encoded:
- the LOC106315557 gene encoding polygalacturonase inhibitor 1-like produces the protein MDNKTHTTLLFSLLFFITHLTNASSKDQCNQNDKKTLLKIKKSLNNPYHLASWDPKSDCCAWNSLECDDATVNRRVISLTIFSAQISGQIPPEVGDLPYLQKLVFRKITNLTGQIPHTITKLKYLRFLRLSWTNLTGPVPEFLSQLMDLDYLNLSFNYFSGSIPSSLSLLPKLSYVDLSRNRLTGTIPESFGSFPGKVPDLFLSHNQLSGSIPKSLGNLNFNRIDFSRNKFIGDASMLFGANKTTFSIDLSRNMFQFDLSRVEIPNTFGILDLNHNGITGSIPVQWAETPFQIFNVSYNRLCGRIPTGGKLQTFDSYAYFHNKCLCGAPLDSCK, from the exons ATGGATAATAAAACACATACGACACTGCTTTTCTCGCTCTTGTTTTTCATCACACACCTCACGAACGCGTCATCAAAAGATCAATGTAACCAAAACGACAAAAAGACCCTCCTCAAGATCAAGAAGTCCCTAAACAACCCTTACCACCTCGCCTCATGGGACCCTAAAAGCGACTGCTGCGCCTGGAACAGCCTCGAGTGCGACGACGCCACCGTTAACCGCCGCGTCATCTCCCTAACCATATTCTCCGCTCAGATCTCCGGTCAGATCCCTCCTGAAGTCGGTGACTTACCGTATCTTCAGAAGCTTGTCTTCCGCAAAATCACTAACCTCACCGGTCAGATCCCACACACCATCACCAAGCTCAAGTATCTCCGTTTTCTCAGGCTTAGCTGGACGAACCTCACCGGCCCGGTTCCTGAGTTTTTGAGTCAGCTCATGGATCTTGACTACTTAAACCTTTCCTTCAATTATTTTTCTGGTTCCATACCTAGCTCTCTCTCCTTGTTACCTAAACTTTCCTACGTTGATCTTAGTAGGAATAGGCTTACAG GTACAATACCAGAGTCATTTGGATCATTCCCAGGAAAAGTCCCTGACCTTTTCCTATCACATAACCAGCTATCCGGTTCGATACCTAAATCACTAGGAAACCTGAATTTTAACCGGATCGATTTCTCACGGAACAAGTTCATAGGCGATGCTTCGATGTTGTTTGGAGCCAATAAAACCACATTTTCCATTGATTTATCAAGAAACATGTTCCAGTTCGATCTCTCAAGAGTTGAGATCCCTAATACATTTGGTATCTTAGACTTGAATCACAATGGGATCACAGGGAGTATCCCGGTTCAGTGGGCTGAAACTCCTTTCCAAATTTTCAATGTTAGCTACAACAGACTGTGTGGACGCATCCCCACCGGAGGGAAACTTCAGACGTTTGATTCTTATGCATATTTTCACAATAAGTGTTTATGTGGTGCACCACTTGATAGTTGCAAGTGA
- the LOC106313435 gene encoding polygalacturonase inhibitor 1-like translates to MDKTTTLLLFFSMFTFLTTSFSKNLCNQDDKTTLLKIKKALNNPYHLASWDPQTDCCSWYCLECGDATVNHRVTALTIFSGQISGQIPPEVGDLSYLQTLVFRKLTNLTGQIPRTITKLKYLRSLRLSWTNLTGPVPGFLSELKNLQFIDLSFNDLSGSVPSSLSLLPNLLSLDLSRNKLTGSIPESFGSFPAKVPDLYLSHNQLSGYIPKTLGNLDFNRIDFSRNKLGGDASMLFGANKTTWYIDLSRNMLQFDLSRVVIPKTLGILDLNHNGITGNIPVQWTEAPLQFFNVSYNRLCGHIPTGGTLQEFDSYSYFHNKCLCGAPLDSCK, encoded by the exons ATGGATAAGACAACGACACTGCTTTTGTTCTTCTCCATGTTCACATTCCTCACGACTTCTTTCTCTAAAAACCTATGTAACCAAGATGACAAAACCACCCTCCTCAAGATCAAGAAAGCCCTAAACAACCCTTACCACCTCGCCTCGTGGGACCCTCAAACAGACTGTTGCTCCTGGTACTGCCTCGAGTGCGGCGACGCCACCGTTAACCACCGCGTCACCGCCCTAACCATATTTTCCGGTCAGATCTCCGGTCAGATCCCGCCTGAGGTTGGTGACTTGTCTTATCTACAGACCCTTGTCTTCCGCAAACTCACTAACCTCACCGGTCAGATCCCACGCACCATCACCAAGCTCAAGTATCTCCGGAGCCTCAGGCTCAGCTGGACGAATCTGACCGGTCCGGTTCCTGGTTTTCTCAGTGAGCTCAAGAATCTCCAGTTCATAGACCTTTCCTTCAACGATCTCTCTGGTTCAGTACCGAGTTCTCTATCTTTGTTACCTAATCTTTTGTCCCTTGATCTCAGCAGGAACAAGCTTACAG GTTCTATACCAGAGTCATTTGGGTCGTTTCCAGCAAAAGTACCTGATCTTTACCTATCACACAACCAGCTCTCCGGTTATATACCAAAAACACTAGGCAATCTTGATTTTAACCGGATAGATTTCTCTCGGAACAAGCTCGGAGGCGATGCTTCGATGTTGTTTGGAGCCAACAAAACGACGTGGTACATTGATTTATCAAGAAACATGTTACAGTTCGATCTCTCTAGAGTTGTGATCCCTAAGACACTTGGTATCTTGGACTTGAACCACAACGGAATCACAGGGAATATCCCGGTTCAGTGGACCGAAGCTCCTCTTCAGTTCTTCAATGTTAGCTATAACAGATTGTGTGGACACATCCCCACAGGAGGGACACTTCAGGAATTCGATTCTTATTCCTATTTTCACAACAAGTGTTTGTGTGGTGCACCTCTTGATAGTTGCAAGTAA